A segment of the Bacteriovorax sp. Seq25_V genome:
TATCAGAAATCCTTGCTTAATTTATATTCTATAACCGACCTATAGATGGGTCGGTTTTTGAGTAAAAAATACAAAAATTTTGGGCCATGTGTAAAAAAAATAAAAAAAAATTTGACATAAGGCCCAAAAAAAAATAAAACCCAGTTTCAATATAGATTTTAATTATATTAGGAAGTTTAATGAAAGCATCTAAATTAAGAATTAAGCTAAGAGCTTACGACTACAAATTGCTAGATAATTCAGTTAATGAAATTGTTCAGACTGCTAAAGAAACAGGTGCAAGAGTTGCAGGACCTATTCCTTTACCAACTGAAATTAACAAGTTCACAGTTTTAAGATCTCCTCACAAAGATAAAAAATCACGTGAGCAGTTTGAAATGAGAACTCACAAGAGATTAATTGATATTATTGATCCAACTCAACAAACTGTAGATAGTCTAATGAAATTAGATTTATCAGCTGGTGTTGACGTAGAGATTAAGTACTAGTATAAAGCATAGACAATTTATTATTAACCATGCATGCATCTCTTAGATTAGAGTGATGCTGTGGAGGCAAAATGACAGAAGAAACAAAGGCTGTTGAGACAGCTAATTCAAACTCAGTTTCTCTTGATTCATTCTTCGGTGTTAAAGCGGGGATGACAAGAATCTTTGACGAAGCAGGGAACCACGTACCTGTTACAGTTATTAAACTTATTCCAAATCACATAACGCAAGTTAAGACATCTGACAAAGATGGTTATGAGGCATACCAAGTTGGTTACTATGAGAAAAAAGAAGCTCTAGTAGTTAAGCCAACTAAAGGTCACCTTGCAAAAGCTAACGTAGAAAACAATTATGTAAAATTTGCTGAAATTCGTCTTGATTCAGTAGATGCTTCTAAGCTTGGTAGTCAAGTATCAGTAGATACTTTCACAGCTGACTCTTATGTAGACATTACTGGTACTACTAAAGGTAAAGGTTTCCAAGGTGTTATGAAAAGACATAACTTCCAAGGGGGTCCAGGTGCTCACGGTTCAAAGTTCCACAGAACAACAGGTTCTATTGGTAACAGAGCTACTCCAGGTAGAGTTTGGAAAAACAAGAAAATGCCAGGACACATGGGTTGTGACAAGCAAACTATCCAAAATATTAAGGTAGTAGAAGTAAATACAGAGAAAGGATACATGCTAGTTAAAGGTAGTATTCCTGGATCTAAAAATGGCTTTGTTAAAGTATCTAAAGCCCTAAAGAAATAGTTATTTAATGTGAGGAAAACGATATGACCGATATCACAGTATTAAACACAAAATTTGAAGATGCAGGAAAGATAAGCACAGAAGTTAATCTTGCTGCTGATATTGTAAATGTACCAGTAGTACATCAAGTTGTTAAAGCGATCCTAGCTTCAAGAAGACAAGGAACTGCTAAAACAAAAACTAGAGCTTTTGTAAGTGGTGGTGGTAAAAAACCATTCAAGCAAAAAGGTACTGGTAACGCAAGACAAGGTTCTAATAGATCAGGTCTAATGGTTGGTGGGGCAACAGTATTTGGTCCAACTCCAAGAGATTATACACAAAAAGTTAATAAGAAAATGGCACTAGTTGCTATTCAGTCAGTATTAGCTGACAAGCTTCAGGCTGGAAAGTTAACTGTTGTTGATAAATTAGAATCAAACGGAAAAACAAAAGAAATGTTCGCACTTCTTAACGGTAAAGGATTACTTCCTGCACTAGTGGTTACAGAAGATAAGAATTCAAATGCTTTAAGAGCTGTAAAAAATCTTCAGTGGGGGAAAGGTCTTGCTGTAGAAGGTTTCTCAGTATATGAAGCTGTTAAGTTTGAAAATCTTGTAATTGAGAAGAGCGCTTTAGAAACTCTATTAGGCAAGTTGGTGTAGTCATGGCAAGTTTAGAAAATGTAATCAGAAAACCACTAATTACAGAAAAGTCATCTGTTATTACTGAAAAGGAAAACAGATACGGATTTGTAGTTGAATTGAAAGCTAATAAAAATCAAATCAAAAGTGCTGTTGAAAAGCTTTATGATGTAAAAGTTTTAAATGTAAAAACAAACATCACTCCAGGTAAAGTAAAAAGAGCTGGAAATAAAACAAAGAAAACAAGCAAGATTAAAAAAGCATATGTTCAATTAGCTGAAGGTCAGAAAATTGAATTTTTTAAAGGCGTTTAATTAGCTAAACCAAAAGAGGATTAAGATGGGTATTAGAAAGTTTAAACCAACAACTCCTTCGTTAAGACGTATGCAAGTTGTAAATTCTGACGAGCT
Coding sequences within it:
- the rplW gene encoding 50S ribosomal protein L23, translated to MASLENVIRKPLITEKSSVITEKENRYGFVVELKANKNQIKSAVEKLYDVKVLNVKTNITPGKVKRAGNKTKKTSKIKKAYVQLAEGQKIEFFKGV
- the rplD gene encoding 50S ribosomal protein L4; amino-acid sequence: MTDITVLNTKFEDAGKISTEVNLAADIVNVPVVHQVVKAILASRRQGTAKTKTRAFVSGGGKKPFKQKGTGNARQGSNRSGLMVGGATVFGPTPRDYTQKVNKKMALVAIQSVLADKLQAGKLTVVDKLESNGKTKEMFALLNGKGLLPALVVTEDKNSNALRAVKNLQWGKGLAVEGFSVYEAVKFENLVIEKSALETLLGKLV
- the rpsJ gene encoding 30S ribosomal protein S10 gives rise to the protein MKASKLRIKLRAYDYKLLDNSVNEIVQTAKETGARVAGPIPLPTEINKFTVLRSPHKDKKSREQFEMRTHKRLIDIIDPTQQTVDSLMKLDLSAGVDVEIKY
- the rplC gene encoding 50S ribosomal protein L3, with protein sequence MTEETKAVETANSNSVSLDSFFGVKAGMTRIFDEAGNHVPVTVIKLIPNHITQVKTSDKDGYEAYQVGYYEKKEALVVKPTKGHLAKANVENNYVKFAEIRLDSVDASKLGSQVSVDTFTADSYVDITGTTKGKGFQGVMKRHNFQGGPGAHGSKFHRTTGSIGNRATPGRVWKNKKMPGHMGCDKQTIQNIKVVEVNTEKGYMLVKGSIPGSKNGFVKVSKALKK